In Plasmodium coatneyi strain Hackeri chromosome 3, complete sequence, a genomic segment contains:
- a CDS encoding SICA antigen, with amino-acid sequence MIIDIHLEVLDECQKGDTKLVQEDFFEILVQEFMGSKFIKEENIPKEQVSMVDVPKEHVLCSDSGFLEGRLSSYRSCS; translated from the coding sequence atgattattgatattcatttagaagtcttagacgaatgtcaaaaaggggacaccAAACTGGTtcaggaagacttttttgaaattttggttcaagaattcatgggaagcaaatttataaaagaagaaaatattcctaaggaacaagtttctatggttgatgttcctaaggaacatgttctatgttcagattccgggtttctggaaggaagactttcttcctatagaagttgttcctga
- a CDS encoding Ubiquitin specific protease has protein sequence MNLPEHKLRDLFYAKNYKYYAKYDNYGSFQRRHTSFQNNGNVCYCNASLQLLLSIKPLCIYLLSKFEKIYGRTKSKSKYKGDILKALFYIIEETYKVEKGYLCTDKHINLLKKMRKYNSSIVINAQNDAHEFLLMLLNYINVECNRDSNFPPNFEITLDDKDSKEKASEKYWVKYLYKDNSIITDLLGFQNVSSITCTHCGHTRHSFEFCLDLGLEFQSEHIQSTSLIDLLRSNIMKSDDFCLLFCPICKSKQNSSIKKGLYRMPNLYMIIYIKRFKWSYECTNYFKSRVKKIDTTVLLPWDGLIDFTSFAYMSNHESLSNSKYLIESFICHSGNSYNGHYTAVVKHTDGFYKCNDEKMKKLSNPFNPENISDIYLLLLRRVT, from the coding sequence ATGAACCTCCCTGAACACAAACTGCGTGATTTGTTCTATGCGAAGAATTACAAATATTACGCCAAGTATGATAACTACGGAAGTTTCCAAAGGAGACACACGTCCTTCCAGAACAATGGAAACGTGTGCTACTGCAACGCCTCCCTCCAACTGTTACTGTCGATAAAACCGTTGTGCATATACCTGCTAAGcaagtttgaaaaaatatacggaAGAACGAAATCAAAATCCAAGTATAAGGGAGACATACTGAAGGCACTCTTTTACATTATTGAAGAAACGTACAAAGTCGAAAAAGGATATTTATGCACAGACAAACATATtaatcttttaaaaaaaatgagaaaatataATAGCAGCATAGTGATCAACGCACAAAATGATGCACACGAATTTCTGTTAATGCTACTCAACTATATAAACGTTGAGTGTAACCGAGATTCTAACTTTCCACCAAATTTCGAAATAACCCTGGACGATAAAGATAGCAAAGAAAAGGCATCAGAAAAGTACTGGGTAAAATATCTATATAAAGATAACAGCATAATAACAGACCTTTTAGGGTTCCAAAACGTCTCCAGCATAACTTGCACACATTGTGGACATACAAGACACAGTTTTGAATTCTGCCTAGACTTAGGGTTAGAGTTCCAAAGTGAGCACATACAAAGTACATCACTCATTGATTTGTTAAGGAGTAATATAATGAAGAGCGATGATTTCTGCCTCTTATTTTGCCCCATTTGTAAATCCAAACAAAATAGCTCCATTAAAAAAGGCCTCTACAGAATGCCCAATTTGTATATGATTATTTATATCAAGCGATTTAAGTGGAGTTACGAGTGCACCAATTATTTCAAAAgtagagtgaaaaaaattgacacaaCTGTTCTACTCCCATGGGATGGATTAATTGattttacttcctttgcTTACATGTCCAACCATGAATCTTTATCCAACTCGAAATATCTCATCGAGAGCTTCATTTGCCACAGCGGCAACAGTTACAACGGTCACTATACAGCCGTCGTTAAACATACCGATGGATTCTACAAATgcaatgatgaaaaaatgaaaaaacttaGTAACCCCTTTAATCCTGAAAATATTAGCGACATTTACCTGCTCCTACTCAGGAGAGTTACCTAA